The genomic DNA GCCACTTCCTGCCGCCGCTGACGACCGTGCGCCAGGACTTCCACGCGCTGGGCGGCGCCGTCGTCGAGATGCTCCGCGCTGCGATGGAGGAGCGCGAGATCCCGCCGCTGACCCGCATCCCGACCGAACTCGTGCCGCGGGCGTCGTCTGCCGCGCCGCGGGAGGTGCGCTGATGGCGCTCCCCGACCCGCAGCCGCTGGTCGAGCTCGAAGGAATCACCGTGGATTTCCCCGGGGTGCGCGCTCTCGACGATGTCGACTTCCGGCTGTTCCCCGGCGAGGTGCACGCGCTGATGGGTGAGAACGGCGCAGGCAAGTCCACGCTGATCGCCGTCCTCACCGGTACCTGCGCACCGGTGACCGGAACGGTCAGCGTCGCCGGTGAGCAGCGCCGCTTCGCGGGTGTGGCCGATGCCCGTGCCGCGGGGATCGCGACCGTCTTCCAGGAGACGCAGCTGAGCCCGAACCTGAGTGTCGGTGAGAACGTCATGCTGGGGCGCGAGCGCCGCGGCATGTTCGGCATCGACTGGCGCCGGACGAGAGCGGATGCGGCTGCCGCACTGGCACGGCTCGGTCTCGACGACCTCGACCCGAAGACTCCGTTGTCGATGCTCTCGCCGGCGCAGAAACAGCTCGTGGCGCTTGCGCGCGCCGTCGTCGATGACCCCCGGGTGCTGGTGCTTGACGAACCCACCTCGAGCCTCGATCAGGCCGAAGTCGCCATCCTGATGCGCGTGATCCGGGGCCTTCGGGAACGCGGGGTCGCGATCCTGTTCGTCTCGCACTTCCTCGAACAGGCCTTCGCGATCAGCGATCGGATGACGGTGCTGCGCGGCGGGCGCTGGATCGGAGAGCACGCGACCCGCGACCTCGAGCGCGCCGACCTCATCTCGCAGATGCTCGGCAAGGACATCGAGAGCCTGCGAGCGCTGAAGTCGGAGCGCAAGGCCCACCACTACGCCTCGGACGCCACACCCGTGCTGCAGGCGACGGATCTGGGACGCCGCGGCGAACTGGACCGGATGGATGTGGAGGTGCAGCGCGGCGAGATCGTCGGCCTCGCGGGGCTGCGCGGCTCCGGGCGGACCGAGCTGGCCTCCCTGCTGAGCGGATCCGTCCGGGCGGACAGCGGCGAGATATGGGTCGACGGCGCGAAAGTCGACATGCGCAGTCCCTCGACGGCGCTGCGGCACCGCATCGCGATGACCGCCGAGAGCCGCCGCACGCAGGGGCTGATCGGCGAGCTCACGGCGCGCGAGAACATCGTGCTCTCTCTGCAGGCGCTGCGTGGCTGGTCGCGACCATTGTCGCCGTCGGAAGCTGCGACGCTGATCGACACCTACGTGGAGGCGTTGCACCTGGACCCCGCCGACCTCGATCGGCCGGTGAAGCTGCTCTCCGGTGGTACCCAGCAGAAGGTTCTGCTGGCCCGCGCCCTCGCGGTGCGCCCGCACGTGCTGATCCTCGACGAGCCGACGCGCGGCATCGACATCGCCGCGAAGCTCGACATCCAGCGCCGGATCACACAGCTCGCCGGCGACGGCGTGGCGGTGGTGTTCATCTCCTCCGAACTCGAAGAGGTCGTGCGCTTGAGCGATCGCATCATCGTGCTGAAGGACCGGGAGAAGATCGGCGAGCTGAGCAACGGCCCCGGGGTGACCGTCGACACGGTCGTCGAGATGATCGCCGCAGACAGGGGGTCGACCGACGAATCGTGACCGGACTGTGACCGGTAACGAGAACGCGGCCGCGACTTTGAAAGAACTTTGCGAGAAATGTTGTGTTCCACGAATTGTTCCCGGTAACATCGCCGCAGGGCGCTCGACCAGGCGTCCTGCAATCACGCAGGGGACCACGTCGGTCCGCACGCTTGCCGGGGGAGAACCCCGGCCTCTCAAGGAGGAGAACATGTCCGTGAACACGCGCATCCGCACCGCACTGGGGCTGGCCGCAGTCGG from Microbacterium sp. LWO13-1.2 includes the following:
- a CDS encoding sugar ABC transporter ATP-binding protein; this encodes MALPDPQPLVELEGITVDFPGVRALDDVDFRLFPGEVHALMGENGAGKSTLIAVLTGTCAPVTGTVSVAGEQRRFAGVADARAAGIATVFQETQLSPNLSVGENVMLGRERRGMFGIDWRRTRADAAAALARLGLDDLDPKTPLSMLSPAQKQLVALARAVVDDPRVLVLDEPTSSLDQAEVAILMRVIRGLRERGVAILFVSHFLEQAFAISDRMTVLRGGRWIGEHATRDLERADLISQMLGKDIESLRALKSERKAHHYASDATPVLQATDLGRRGELDRMDVEVQRGEIVGLAGLRGSGRTELASLLSGSVRADSGEIWVDGAKVDMRSPSTALRHRIAMTAESRRTQGLIGELTARENIVLSLQALRGWSRPLSPSEAATLIDTYVEALHLDPADLDRPVKLLSGGTQQKVLLARALAVRPHVLILDEPTRGIDIAAKLDIQRRITQLAGDGVAVVFISSELEEVVRLSDRIIVLKDREKIGELSNGPGVTVDTVVEMIAADRGSTDES